In a genomic window of Ralstonia nicotianae:
- a CDS encoding alpha/beta fold hydrolase, which yields MLSHWMFAAVTVVFAAALSALSSASRAAPAAAATDAATYGPRLEGFDYPAPVKLYPFASQGNALEMAYLDIEPRQPNGQVAVLLHGKNFCAATWAGTIAALAGAGYRVIAPDQIGFCKSSKPRAYQYSFQQLASNTHALLVSLGIGQAIVIGHSTGGMLATRYALMYPAEVSRLVMINPIGLEDWKAKGVPPMTVDQWYTREKQTTAERIRAYEQSTYYAGQWRADYEPWVQMLAGMYRGPGRDLVAWSSALLYDMIYTQPVVYEFGQLRPWTLLLIGQKDTTAIAKDTAPPAVRSQLGNYPELGRAAARAIPHATLVEFPDAGHAPQIQVPVALHNALLEWLASPEPARTRRPD from the coding sequence ATGCTGTCGCACTGGATGTTCGCCGCCGTCACCGTCGTTTTCGCGGCCGCCCTGTCGGCGCTGTCTTCCGCGTCGCGGGCCGCGCCGGCCGCAGCGGCCACTGACGCGGCCACCTATGGCCCGCGCCTGGAAGGCTTCGACTATCCGGCGCCGGTCAAGCTGTATCCGTTCGCGTCGCAAGGCAATGCGCTGGAGATGGCGTACCTCGACATCGAGCCCAGGCAGCCCAACGGCCAGGTGGCGGTGCTGCTGCACGGCAAGAACTTCTGCGCGGCCACCTGGGCCGGCACGATCGCCGCGCTCGCCGGCGCGGGCTACCGCGTGATCGCGCCCGACCAGATCGGCTTCTGCAAATCGAGCAAGCCGCGCGCCTACCAGTATTCGTTCCAGCAGTTGGCCAGCAACACGCACGCGCTGCTGGTGTCGCTGGGCATCGGCCAGGCCATCGTGATCGGCCACTCCACCGGCGGCATGCTGGCGACCCGCTATGCGCTGATGTATCCGGCCGAAGTGTCGCGGCTGGTGATGATCAACCCGATCGGCCTGGAAGACTGGAAAGCCAAGGGCGTGCCGCCGATGACGGTCGATCAGTGGTACACGCGCGAAAAGCAGACCACCGCCGAGCGCATCCGCGCCTATGAGCAGTCGACCTATTACGCCGGCCAGTGGCGTGCCGACTACGAGCCCTGGGTGCAGATGCTGGCGGGCATGTACCGCGGTCCCGGCCGCGATCTCGTCGCATGGAGCTCCGCGCTGCTGTACGACATGATCTACACCCAGCCGGTGGTCTACGAATTCGGCCAACTGCGCCCGTGGACGCTGCTGCTGATCGGCCAGAAAGACACCACGGCCATCGCCAAGGACACCGCGCCGCCGGCAGTCCGCTCGCAACTGGGCAACTACCCGGAACTGGGCCGCGCCGCCGCGCGGGCGATTCCGCACGCCACGCTGGTCGAGTTTCCCGATGCGGGCCACGCGCCACAGATCCAGGTGCCGGTTGCGTTGCACAACGCCTTGCTGGAATGGCTGGCCAGCCCGGAGCCCGCGCGCACCCGGCGCCCCGATTGA